Proteins from a genomic interval of Labrus mixtus chromosome 24, fLabMix1.1, whole genome shotgun sequence:
- the alg11 gene encoding GDP-Man:Man(3)GlcNAc(2)-PP-Dol alpha-1,2-mannosyltransferase, producing MSPHDQLALCLCEITRLLWKLLLPLLFLCVLLIAVLVLLVLAVRLWLQSGRNARRARDGRPTVAFFHPYCNAGGGGERVLWCAIRALQNRYVDVNFVVYTGDLGVTGQQIVEGARRRFNIVLPRPIQFVFLRHRLLVEPGLFPHFTLLGQSVGSVFLGWEALTEFVPDLYIDSMGYAFTLPLFRYLGGCSVGSYVHYPTISTDMLSVVRERNPRFNNADHVSNSLFLSAFKVVYYCLFALLYGMAGSCSDLIMVNSSWTLDHILSLWRAPNRTSVVYPPCDVSAFLDIPLEEDGDRRCHSIVSIGQFRPEKDHRLQIRAFKKVLDRRREGAGGREALKLVLIGGCRNQEDEDRVLMLRGLCQELGVADRVEFKLNVPFEELKREMGEATIGLHTMWNEHFGIGIVECMAAGKVILAHKSGGPKLDIVVPYEGGQTGFLAEDEDGYAEAIERILTLPPENRLQIRRNARQSVARFSDQEFEACFCAAVEPLMGTLER from the exons ATGTCGCCTCACGATCAACTggctctctgtttgtgtgaaataaCACG GTTGCTGTGGAAGttgctgctgcctctgctgtTCCTGTGCGTGCTGCTGATCGCTGTCCTCGTCCTGCTGGTTCTGGCTGTCCGCCTTTGGCTTCAAAGCGGCAGGAACGCTCGGAGGGCGCGGGATGGACGTCCAACCGTGGCCTTCTTTCACCCGTACTGTAACGCTGGCGGAGGGGGAGAGCGGGTGCTCTGGTGTGCTATCAGGGCACTACAAAACAG GTACGTGGACGTGAATTTTGTGGTGTACACGGGGGACCTGGGTGTGACCGGTCAGCAGATTGTGGAAGGAGCACGTCGTCGTTTTAACATCGTGCTGCCTCGGCCGATTCAGTTTGTGTTCCTGAGGCATCGGCTGCTGGTGGAGCCCGGCCTCTTTCCTCACTTCACCCTCCTGGGTCAGAGCGTGGGCTCCGTCTTCCTGGGATGGGAGGCGCTGACAGAGTTTGTCCCGGACCTTTACATCGACTCCATGGGCTACGCCTTCACTCTCCCCCTGTTCCGCTACCTGGGAGGCTGCAGCGTGGGGAGCTATGTTCACTACCCCACCATCAGCACTGACATGCTGTCTGTGGTGAGAGAGAGGAACCCCAG GTTCAACAACGCAGACCACGTCTCCAATAGTCTCTTCCTGAGCGCCTTCAAAGTGGTCTACTACTGCCTCTTCGCCCTCCTCTACGGCATGGCCGGCTCCTGTAGCGACCTCATCATGGTCAACTCCTCCTGGACCCTGGATCACATCCTGTCCCTGTGGCGTGCTCCAAACCGCACCAGCGTTGTCTACCCGCCCTGCGACGTCAGCGCCTTCCTCGACATCCCCCTGGAAGAGGACGGGGACCGGAGGTGCCACTCGATAGTCTCCATCGGGCAGTTCAGGCCGGAGAAGGACCACCGGCTGCAGATCAGAGCGTTCAAGAAGGTGTTGGACcggaggagggagggggcggggggaagAGAGGCGCTGAAGCTGGTTCTGATTGGTGGATGCAGGAATCAGGAGGATGAGGACAGGGTGCTGATGCTGAGGGGGCTGTGCCAGGAGCTGGGCGTGGCGGACAGGGTGGAGTTTAAACTAAATGTTCCTTTtgaggagctgaagagagagatgggggaagCAACCATCGGGCTGCATACCATGTGGAACGAACACTTTGGAATAG GTATTGTTGAATGTATGGCGGCAGGAAAAGTCATCCTGGCGCACAAATCCGGCGGTCCCAAGCTCGACATCGTGGTCCCTTACGAGGGAGGCCAAACGGGCTTCCTCGCCGAGGACGAGGACGGATACGCCGAGGCCATAGAGCGGATCCTCACGCTGCCGCCTGAAAACCGCCTGCAGATCAGACGGAACGCACGCCAGTCTGTCGCCCGCTTCTCCGATCAGGAGTTCGAAGCGTGCTTCTGCGCTGCTGTGGAGCCTCTGATGGGAACACTTGAACGATGA
- the cpb2 gene encoding carboxypeptidase B2 gives MKSLWILFVLINVQELLKTGHCTETQDQILSITPKTEEQVDILKNLTSQYETALWQPVAPQYIQEESEVHLFVPATNLETVKNLLQGHAITHAVLLANTNELIEIQTRNDSTDPRSSANFYERYHSLEDIYYWINRTTQENPATVKTILIGSSSEKRPLYVLKLSLNDRADKKAMWIDCGIHAREWISPAFCLWFVQHSLAFYNVNQDITDILDNMDVYILPVLNPDGYSYTWTTNRMWRKNRSVGMNSDCIGVDLNRNFDANWCTEGSSPNPCTEIYCGAFPESEPESHAVAEFLRSHKDTIQLYVSIHSYSQMLLFPYSYTLEEAENHNDLLEIAKEATQKIKRYYRNNYRYGSGAKTIYLAPGGSDDWAYNLGIKYSFTFELQDRGHYGFLLPPSHIPRACNEALTGVKTIALKVIEKTQTPTSPPTAATPFWK, from the exons ATGAAATCTCTCTGgatattgtttgttttaatcaacGTACAGGAACTCCTGAAGACTGGAcactgcacagaaacaca GGACCAAATCCTGTCAATCACCCCAAAAACAGAGGAGCAAGTGGACATCTTGAAGAATCTGACCTCTCAATATGAG ACAGCCTTATGGCAGCCGGTTGCACCTCAATACATCCAAGAAGAAAGTGAGGTCCACCTGTTTGTTCCTGCAACCAACTTAGAGACTGTAAAGAACCTGCTGCAGGGACATGCCATAACCCATGC ggtGTTACTGGCCAACACCAATGAGTTGATCGAAATACAGACGAGGAACGACTCCACCGACCCACGGAGCAGCGCAAATTTCTACGAGAGATATCACAGTCTGGAGGAT ATCTATTATTGGATAAACAGGACCACACAGGAAAACCCCGCCACAGTAAAAACCATTCTCATTGGCTCATCGAGTGAGAAACGTCCTCTCTATGTCCTGAAG TTGTCTTTAAATGACAGAGCAGATAAGAAGGCCATGTGGATTGACTGTGGGATCCACGCCAGGGAGTGGATCTCTCCTGCTTTCTGCTTGTGGTTTGTTCAGCAT TCGTTGGCCTTTTACAATGTAAACCAAGACATCACTGACATCCTGGACAACATGGACGTCTACATCCTGCCTGTGCTGAACCCTGATGGATACTCTTACACATGGACCACA AACAGGATGTGGAGGAAGAACCGCTCCGTCGGCATGAACAGCGACTGCATCGGAGTCGACCTGAACAGGAACTTTGACGCCAACTGGTGCA CGGAGGGATCCTCTCCTAACCCCTGCACTGAGATCTACTGTGGCGCCttcccagagtcagaaccagagTCTCACGCCGTGGCCGAATTCCTGCGCAGCCACAAAGACACGATCCAGCTCTACGTCAGCATCCACTCGTACTCTCAGATGCTGCTCTTCCCGTACTCGTACACCTTAGAGGAGGCAGAGAACCACAACGACCTG CTTGAGATTGCCAAAGAAGCAACCCAGAAAATCAAGAGATACTACAGGAACAACTACAGATACGGTTCAGGAGCAAAGACAATat ACTTGGCTCCAGGTGGTTCAGACGACTGGGCGTACAACCTCGGCATCAAATACTCCTTCACTTTTGAGCTCCAGGACCGCGGGCATTACGGCTTCCTCCTGCCACCATCTCACATACCCAGAGCCTGCAATGAGGCTCTGACCGGTGTGAAGACCATCGCTCTGAAAGTTATAGAGAAAACACAGACCCCAACAAGTCCTCCTACAGCAGCTACACCTTTCTGGAAGTAA